From a single Osmerus mordax isolate fOsmMor3 chromosome 6, fOsmMor3.pri, whole genome shotgun sequence genomic region:
- the phf20l1 gene encoding PHD finger protein 20-like protein 1 isoform X1, whose protein sequence is MSKKPPNRPGISFEVGARVEAQDYLKKWYPSRIEEVDFEEGKMLVHFDRWSHRYDEWILWDSTRLRPLERSALRKEGLKEDEEMTERLSEMTASRLGELPGSTESAGDQSDLPPKRQELRDGEEVLARWTDCRYYPAKIESFNKDTGTYTVQFYDGVVRCVKRIHIKSMPEDAKGQDWVALVKAASAAARNRGNSKPRTSANSNKDRDEGRGEPSEDEDAEDDFDDDEQEEEESNSDKPGACVDSAGEQEEQRDEEDSRHSPVSSPAPAKGGARRSNHQSVESTSSTPSQPVSAPSSAGEETQPGTEPPLPPSLSSSTAPSLPAPSSPSPSLRTSESAQQRRRSQRLATTPVDAPGDPTPNPAHADNSPSSPAKETRPTEIGASSTEGAVLNCVEKSDSSLHNYCAGMPPAPTPPAPATGQNQLPGGPPANPAGEKSSPLAAVPCLPAPGLKTATIRTPKMNKHTREPIMSTLRSEDPSSPGDLDSQFQCQVAGCSKAFRKAKLLEYHLKYYHNAERETHDFETCSPDRVGRTRATSTSLPPSSNPQLEVPDSKRRRTVSSSSSLSPQAQALQLDCVRAGRSGRKKRSSASMSSDSTEVSLPPLPRDRSLDNLHEKILKKVIDKDKYPETGFIKTEKKVKLEEKPQQLGKKKEKDRERRDRKDKDLFKLKQKKKKKKKKKSKQHSYTDFDGMSLSFLDRSSSPLHRSSGSAFTFLTSSSPSSSKHHQYPRAILSVDLTGENLSDVDYLEDSTTESLLLSGDDLSQEDLAMEAFPPEEPQDSQEIVRCVCQMDEENGFMIQCEECMCWQHSVCMGLLEDSIPEQYICYICRDPPGQRWSAKYLHDRDWLTKGHMLGLSFLSDNYSHQNCQKIVSTHQLLADAYSLKTLLHGLTLKMDILQNRHSPSLHFWARSWVNSDEDQPMGGLPDCLHFQEVLADSEDQNCLPDTYITSEHSYQKPPGTPGAATDPPRMAADLLGCSREEGEVGMSLELKTVTHSVEQGERAAVMLPGADSVEHARNCLQWQMNLLTHIEDVQNQLASRMDLIEKELDVLESWLDLSGELEPPDPLARLPQLKLRIKQLLSDLSKVQQMSALCSV, encoded by the exons ATGAGCAAGAAACCACCCAATCGTCCAGGGATCTCCTTTGAAGTTGGGGCCAGAGTTGAAGCTCAAGACTACCTTAAGAAATG GTACCCGTCTCGCATAGAGGAAGTGGACTTTGAGGAGGGGAAGATGCTGGTCCACTTTGACAGGTGGAGCCATCGCTATGACGAGTGGATTCTGTGGGACAGTACTCGGCTGCGTCCGCTGGAAAGATCAGCACTCCGAAAGGAGGGCCTTAAAGAAGATGAGGAGATGACT GAAAGACTCAGCGAGATGACAGCATCTCGCCTCGGTGAGCTTCCTGGAAGTACAGAGAGCGCTGGGGACCAATCAGACTTACCGCCAAAGAGACAA GAgttgagagatggagaagaggtgCTTGCTCGATGGACAGACTGTCGATATTACCCTGCTAAGATAGAATCATTCAACAAGGACA CTGGTACCTACACGGTGCAGTTCTACGATGGGGTTGTCCGTTGTGTGAAGAGGATACATATCAAGTCCATGCCAGAGGATGCAAAAGGCCAG GACTGGGTGGCGTTGGTAAAGGCCGCCTCGGCCGCCGCCAGGAACAGGGGCAACAGTAAACCTCGTACCAGCGCCAACAGTAACAAAGACCGCGATGAGGGCCGCGGAGAGCCCTCCGAAGATGAAGATGCAGAGGACGACTTCGATGACgacgagcaggaggaggaggagagcaattCTGACAAACCTG GTGCTTGTGTTGATTctgcaggagagcaggaggagcagagggatgaggaggacagcAGACACTCCCCCGTCTCCAGCCCGGCCCCTGCCAAGGGTGGGGCCAGGCGCTCCAATCATCAGTCTGTAGAGtccaccagctccaccccctcccaacCCGTCTCTGCCCCCTCGTCAGCAGGGGAGGAGACCCAGCCGGGCAccgagccccccctccccccctctctcagctcCTCCACTGCACCCTCACTTCCTG ccccctccagcccctccccctccttaagAACGTCAGAGTCTGCACAGCAGAGACGACGCTCCCAGCGACTTGCAACCACCCCAGTCGACGCCCCCGGCGACCCCACTCCCAACCCAGCACATGCCGACAACAGCCCCTCATCCCCCGCCAAAGAGACACGCCCAACAGAGATCGGTGCATCTTCTACAGAGG GTGCAGTTCTGAACTGTGTGGAGAAGTCAGATTCCAGCCTCCATAACTACTGTGCAGGAATGCCCCCTGCACCCACTCCTCCAGCACCAGCCACAGGCCAGAACCAGCTGCCCGGTGGGCCCCCCGCTAATCCTGCTGGGGAGAAATCTTCGCCACTAGCAGCAG TCCCTTGTCTTCCAGCTCCCGGTTTGAAGACGGCAACAATCAGGACTCCCAAAATGAACAAACACACCAGAGAGCCAA tcatgAGCACCCTGCGGTCTGAGGATCCCTCATCCCCAGGTGACCTGGACAGCCAATTCCAGTGTCAGGTGGCCGGCTGCTCCAAAGCCTTCCGCAAAGCCAAGCTCCTGGAATACCACCTCAAATACTACCACAACGCAGAAAGAGAGACCCATGACTTTGAGACGTGCTCCCCGGACAGGGTGGGCCGCACCCGGGCCACgtccacctccctgcccccctcctccaacccccaGCTAGAAGTCCCTGACAGTAAAAGACGCCgcactgtctcctcctcctcct CACTGTCTCCCCAGGCCCAAGCCCTCCAGCTGGACTGTGTCAGAGCCGGCCGGTCGGGAAGGAAGAAGCGCTCGTCAGCCTCCATGAGCTCTGACAGCACTGAGGtgtcccttcctcccctgccccgTGATAGGAGCCTGGACAACCTCCACGAGAAGATCCTAAAGAAGGTCATCGACAAGGACAAGTACCCAGAAACAG GGTTCATCAAAACGGAGAAGAAGGTCAAACTGGAGGAGAAACCACAGCAGCTGG gaaagaagaaggagaaggacagggagCGTAGGGACAGGAAGGACAAAGACCTGTTCAAActcaaacagaagaagaagaagaagaaaaagaagaaatccAAGCAACACA GCTACACGGACTTCGACGGGATGTCGCTCTCCTTCCTAGACAGGTCTTCATCTCCCCTGCATCGTTCTTCTGGCAGCGCGTTCACCTTTCTCACCTCCtcgtccccttcctcctctaaaCACCACCAGTACCCACGAGCCATCCTGTCTGTCGACCTGAccggagaga ACCTGTCGGACGTGGACTACCTAGAGGACTCGACCACAGAGAGCCTGCTGCTGAGTGGGGACGACCTCAGCCAGGAGGACCTGGCCATGGAGGCCTTCCCACCCGAGGAGCCGCAGGACAGCCAGGAGATAGTCCGCTGTGTCTGCCAGATGGATGAGGAGAATGGCTTCATGATCCAG TGTGAGGAGTGTATGTGCTGGCAGCACAGTGTCTGTATGGGCCTCCTTGAGGACAGTATCCCAGAACAGTACATATGTTACATCTGCAGAGACCCcccag GCCAGAGGTGGAGTGCCAAGTACCTGCATGACAGGGACTGGCTGACGAAGGGTCACATGTTGGGACTGTCCTTCCTATCAGATAACTACTCCCATCAGAACTGTCAGAAAATAGTCTCCACCCATCAGCTTCTGGCCGACGCCTACAGCCTCAAGACCCTTCTCCACGGACTCACACTCAAGATGGACATTCTGCA GAACAGACACAGCCCCAGCTTGCACTTCTGGGCACGGTCTTGGGTAAACTCAGATGAGGACCAGCCAATGGGAGGGCTCCCTGACTGCCTGCACTTTCAGGAAGTCCTGGCAGACTCTGAGGACCAGAATTGTCTCCCCGACACCTACATCACCAGCGAGCACAGCTACCAGAAGCCCCCTGGGACCCCTGGTGCAGCCACTGACCCCCCCAGGATGGCTGCAGACCTTTTGGGctgcagcagggaggagggcgaggtgGGGATGAGCCTGGAGCTCAAAACTGTCACACACTCTGTGGAACAAGGA GAGCGGGCGGCTGTGATGTTGCCCGGTGCAGATTCAGTAGAACATGCCCGAAACTGCCTGCAGTGGCAAATGAACCTGCTGACCCATATAGAAGATGTCCAGAACCAGCTGGCCAGCAGGATGGACCTAATAGAGAAGGAGCTGgatg tGTTGGAGAGTTGGCTCGACCTGTCAGGGGAGTTGGAACCCCCGGACCCCCTGGCACGGCTGCCACAGCTCAAACTACGCATCAAGCAGCTGCTCTCTGACCTCAGCAAGGTTCAGCAGATGAGCGCCCTCtgttctgtctga